The Falco cherrug isolate bFalChe1 chromosome 3, bFalChe1.pri, whole genome shotgun sequence genome segment tcCCACCACAGGCTGATGAGGAAcatctgctctggtgcctggcgcacctcctgccctccttctgcactgactttGGTGtatgcagggctgtttctctcgcatattctcactcctgtctcctggctgctgctgctgctgttgtgcagtgGTTTTCCCTCATTCTTCCATATGCTATCAGAGCGCACTACCactgggctcagccttggccaacAGTGGGTccgtcttggagccagctggaactGGCTCTGTCCAACACAGGGGCAGCTTCTgtcagcttctcacagaagcctcCACTGTAGCCcccagctaccaaaaccttgccacgtAAACCCAATACAGACAACCCTAAAATGGGATTTTGTGATTTTATACTACATTTCTCTAAAAATTAGTTTGGGAGGTGTAAGAGATAAATGTCTTGAACAACAAACATCagttgaagaaagaaataaagaaactaACCTTTTTTCTCATCCCCACCCTGGCCCCTGGAGGGTGAGCTACCTGGCAAACTGTGAACTGAAAGATGGAATGGAAGCCAGTGAGGATTAGGTTGGCAGAACGTGCTTGCCCTTGAGGTATCCTTGATTTCTTTTAGTGACTCATTTATCTTTACCAAAACTGGATGATGGCAGATTTTCAACAGTATGCACTCAGGACTAGGAACGAAATACATAAATTTAGTTAAATTGCTAAATTAAACCTCTAAATCCCTGTCTATTTGAGAATATGGGGTCTTCAAAGTGCAACCAGAAATTGTTGTTAGGTTATTGGATAAAAAGTTCATCTCCACACACTAAATATAGCACAGAACAACAATGGAAAGCAGGATGGGTCAGGATGGGTCGGGTGAAAAGTAAAGTCAGAACtctgaattttaggaaagcaaacttcAAGGAGTTAGTCAATAGGACTACCTGGGAAACTGCTCTTAGGGACAggggagcagaacagagctgacAGATCTTTAAGGATGCTGTAGGGTGCAAGAACTCTCGATCACCAGCTgtaagaaaacaggaaaggaaggcaagagacAAGCATGGGTAAGTCAAGACCTGCCGGTCAAACTAAAgagcaagaaggaaatgcacaggcagtggaagcagggacCAGGACCAGGTATCCTGAGAATAGTATAGGGACGCTGCCCTGTTATGCAGAGGTGGGATCAGGAAGGCCAaggtgcagctggagctgaacttaGCAAGAGATGCAAAAAAGATTAGCAAGAGCTTCTACAGATATGTCAGCCAGAAAAACAAGGTCAAAGAAAGTGTACTCCCCTGATGAACATGACTGGCAAACTGGTAACAATGgacaaggagaaggctgagataCTCAACAaattttttgcctcagtcttcactggcagTCTCTCTTCTCACACCTCTCGAGTGGATGGACCtcaaggcagggactgggggagaAAAGTCCCTCCCACTGTAAGAGAAGAACAGGTTTGAGACCACCTGAGGGACCTGAACGTACATAAGTCTATGGGACCTGAAAAGATGCATCCCAGAGTCCTAAGGGAATTGGCTGATGTAGTTGCCAAGCCAcctgaaaagtcatggcagtcagtTGAAGACctggtgactggaaaaagggaaacattgcacccatttttaaaaacagtcgAAAGGAGGGCCCTGGGAACTACCgacctgtcagcctcacctctgtgcctgggaaggtgGTGGAACAGATCCTCCCATGCCAAGGCACATGGAGGACGAGTAGGTGATTCGAGACAGCCAGCATGACTTCACCAAGGGCAGGTCTTTCCTGGCCAGCCTAGTGGCCTTCTGCAGTGGAGTGACTACATCAATGGACAAGGGATGTAGTCTATGGATGTTGTctatctggacttctgtaaggtcTTTGACATggtcccccacaacatccttctctctgaACTGGAGATACGGATTTGATGGGCAGACTgtttggtggataaggaattggctggatagACACATCCAGGGAGTAGTGGTCAAACACTCCATGTCCAAATGGAGATCAGTGATGAGTAATGTCCCTCAGGGATCCACATTGGGACCAGTATTGTTTAGTATCTTCATCGGTGATGTAGATggtgggattgagtgcaccctcaccaaatttgcagatgacaccaagctgagtgatgtggttgacatgcctgagggacaggatgccatGCAGGGGGACCTGGACAACCTCAAGAAGTGGacccatgtgaacctcatgaggttcaacaaggccaagtgcaaacTCCTGCACCAGCACTGGGGCAAGCCCCGGTATCGATGCAAGCTGGGGGATGAaaggattgagagcagccctgtggagaaggacttggggatgctggtggatgaaaaattggGTATAAGCTgacaatgtgcacttgcagcccagaaagccaaccataccCCGGTGGCATCACTAGCAGCATGGCTGGCAGGTGGAGGGAGctgattctgcccctctgctctgttcttgtgagaccccatctggagtactgcatccagctctggagtcctcagtacaggaaagacatggacctgttggagtatgtccagaggaggccacaacAATGctcagagggatggagcagctctcctgtgagggaaggctgagagagttggggtggctcagcctggggaagagaaggctctgcgGAAACCTGTCTGCAGCCTTTAAATACTGAAGGGGAggttataagaaagatggggacagattTTTAGGATGACCagtagcgataggacaagggcgaatggctttaaactagaAGACAGCAGATGCAGACTAGATGTGAGGAAGAAAGTTTTTGCGATGAGGGTGGTggggcactggcacaggttgcccagagaggctgtgggtgctccatccctggcaACATCCAAGGCCAGCCTGGCCGGGGCTCTGAGCATCCCGATCCAGCTGAAGGTGttcctgcccgtggcaggggggctgggctAGATGGCCTTGGAAGGTCCCTTCCTACACAAACCATTCTAACaatctatgattctgtgaattttgcttcctcctgtttttatttttttaaatgaagctcAAATAAATAGTGAAATTTGTCTGAATTCtatcacagaataaaatttgGGTGATTCTGATTCTGCATATTTTGTAAGATTGATGGTATGGCTTGTGACAGAAAATTCTGTCACAGAAACAGATAGTTGTATTCTAAACTGTGTAGGATAGGTGAGAGAATTGAAAATAATGTAGGACTAGCCCCATATTAAACATTAGCAGAATAGTCTCTACTATCATACCTTGTTTCATGTTAATCCATATTGCATTCATTTTTGCCCTTGAGAGCATGTTCTGATTTAAAGCTGTACCTGTCCTAATCTGTGCCTCAGCTGTATGGCAGGCACTCCTCTGGTGTCTCAGGCCAGCTTAGGCCTCACAAAGGGTGCGTTTGTGCCTGTGTGATGAAGGAGAAAacttgggggggaaaaaaaccaacgTGATTTTGGTTTGTGCTCTCTTGAGAGATCGCAAGTCCAGTTGCCACGCTGTACCACAAACCCCCGGTCGGTAGTGCAGCCAAACTCCACCCCAGCATGACATGGTCTTAGAGCATTTATGACATTCTGGGTCATCCCAATGGTTGCCATAAGATACTGAACTAAGGGTTTATAAGGTAGTTTTAGAATAGCTCATAAATTATTATTGTGCTTCTTAAGGCAAGTGTAGGTGTATGACTGTTTTAGAGGTTCACCCTGCACCCCTGCTGCCTCCGAGGCACTGAGGCTCCGCGGCGCCGGGGCTGGgccaccctgctcccccctcATGGCTGCAGGTGGGCGCCTCAACCCGACTCCCGCGCAGCAGCCGCCGAGTCGCGGCCCGCCGCCCCTGTGGGCCCCGGGCGCCTGGCTGGGGGGCTCCTGGctgcggggcgggccgggggtcGCGCAGCCGGTGCCCCAGGGTaggggggctgcgggccggcggcgggcccggggaGCGCCAGGCCGTAGGATGCGGCCGCCGCACCGCGCACCCGCTCTTTTGCACGGCGTTTACTTGCTTTGTCAACAACCGCAGCCTAAAGCACAGCCGAACGGCACCCCGGGCCCAGGCGAGCCAGGGCCCGGCATGACGCTGGGGGCCGCCCTTCGGCCCCGGAGAGGGGGCGCGGGATGCGCGGAGCCGGCCGGGCGAGGTCTCACCTGGCCCGCCACGCCACGCCGCCAGCTGCTGGCGAGGGAAGCGGCCCAGTGGCTGCCGCCCGCCGGCCTCACCTGCCGCCGGCACCGGGCAGCGAGCGGGGCGGAGCGGAGCGAGCAGGGCAGCGCCAGCCACCGCAGCCATGTAAGGAGCGGAGGCGGCTGCGGCCCCGCGCTGAGCCATTACCTCAGGCTCCGCGGGGGGCGGGAGCGGCCGGAGCGGCGGCCAATGCCCGGGCGACGGGGGCGGTGCCTgccggggcggccgcgccggCTTGACAGGGGCTGCGGAGCGCGGCGGAGCCGAGCGAGCGGCGGTTAGGCTGCGGGACCTGCCGCCCCCGGAGCCGGCGGTGAGCGGGCGCCTGTGGCAGGGAGCGCGGGGGTGGCGGCGCGCCGGTAGCTGATCCCAGCTGAGGAGGGTACGGGGGCTCTCGGTGCCGGGGGAGCGcccggggggggagggtggCGCCCGGCGGGGgcgcgccgcccggcccggccgcgccgccgtTGTGTAacgcgggcggggggctgcgggcgaGGCGGCGGCTTGCCTCCGCTGGATTAACCCCCTGCTACCCTCCCCCAGGAAGGGCCGGCGGGGAGGGAGGCCCGGTACGGAGCCGCTTCTCTCCGCCTGCCCGTCGGTTCTCGCACCTCCACGGCAGCGGAACGGtgccggggcggccccgcgctCCTGCGGCCGCGCCCGGGGCGGCGAGGGAGGCCGCGCCGCCGTTGGCTATCGGCCGGAGGCGGCGGAGGAGCCGCCGCTGCGTGCCGCCGGGCGGAGCGGGTGGCCCGTCTCCCGGAGGCTGACAGGCGCAGCCGTTCGGTGCCAGACGCGCAGGTGTCAGCTGGAGGCTGCGGGCtccgccgccccccggcgccCTGCGTGAGGCGGCcccgggcgcggggctgcggggggcgcggggcgagGCGGAGCCCCCGGGCCGGCCCGGACTCGCCGGCGGCCCAGAGCGGCGGCGCCCCCCAGGTCCGCGTGGCGCCCCCGAGGGCCGAGCGCGTGCCGCGGGGCCAGTGAGCTGCGTGCGGCGCCGCGTGCCCGCGTGCCGGGCGGGGGTCGTCGCGCGCAGCGGGTGGCGCAgctgccggggctgcccgggagCGCGGAGGAGGGGCGGTGTCGCCCCCGGCGTGgagccgggcggcggcgcggggctgcgctCACCGGCGCTGCGCGGTGGCGCCGTGCCCGGCCGTGCCCCGCAGCACCGCGCCTCGGGGGCCGCCCGGCCTCAGCCCGGCCGTGGAgcgcgggggctgggggcttctCCCACCCATACTGCGAGCGGGCGGAGGAAGAGCGGAGCGGCGCGTACGCGCTCCCGGAGTCTCGGGCTTAAAATACCACGGGTGGCTATTTGGACGCGCGCGCTGTATTTACTTTGAGATGTCGGTGCTCGTTTTGCTAATCGTTTAGTgatgagctgctgctttttcgAATTATGTTTTTCACACCGGCTCAACCTCGCTCCTCCCAgagccaaaataaaaataaaatgctgtttcgATTGCTCTTGTGCCTCTGTGGGTGACAGTCATAGGCCTTTAAATAGCCGGGCCCCGGTGATTGCTGCAGCGCGTGCCCGGCTCGGGAGCGGCCGCGCGGCTCCGGTGCAGATAAAGTTCCCACAGGAGCCTCCTGCAGTGCTCGCGCTCGGCCCTCGTGAATGTAGGAACAGATCTTTATAGAGGGAAGTACACATCCAGCAATTCTGTGCCCCATTTAAACTGTGGCTTGAATGTGgtgaaaaataacatcttttaatttagttttcGTGGTAGGTATATTTATGCCAGCTACTTTCCCTAGGCAGCTGTATGatgcaagttatttttatttattgtaccTTGCAAAAAGAAGGCTCTTAAAGAGTGAGGCAGGCAGTTAATTTATGTTTAGTGTATTCTCATTATAGGCAGAGGCAATTAATTGTTTTTCGTGTATCTCGGAATGCTTTAAAGAATAAACCATATTTAAGCTTGGTAACTTGCTCTGAGATGATAAGCttaatatgtaaattaaaataatatcaatatatttttcttgcttggcACACTTTGATTGTGTAAAAGTCTTTGAGTGTGAGAATGTGACTGTATTCACAATCCTGTATCACTGTATGAAGAAAAATTTATAACAAGAACAGTCTTTCCTGTAGTCACTCAGTGATGTCATGTCCTTTCTATTTGTATGTGCATACTGCTTGCAGCCCTTGCATAAATGATACTCTTTTTCAGCAAGCAACAAacaggggtttggggttttttctccctctaaaaaaacatttttatgccatgtgtaactgaaattaaatgcagGTGTATAATTTTAACCCCTAGTGTTTCTCTGCCATAGTGGCATGACTACTACTAATGGCATAAAAGCATTATGTGGGCATAAATGCTTTTAGGTGCCTCTGCCAGTGGAAGAGAAATTagtggaaaagaaacattttgccCACTGTTTATATTGCCATAGTGTCTAGGAGTTGTGGTCAGGGACCTTAACTATATCTGTTGGGTACAAAAACTTGGGCCTGGCCCTCAAAATATTGTGAtccaaaatacagaacaagATACTGTTAAATGATATAAAAAAGGGAATGCAGCTGCTATTAAGAAGGATACATTGGTACATGTGTGCATTATCCGGctaggtattttctttttctcatatgTTGGAGCAAAGGAAGTTGTAGAACTTCATGTAAGACTTGCACGGTTCTCTGAGGGAAGTTCTGATATCAAAGGGTGATCTTGGGATATGTAAATGGTTTGGGGGAATTTTTAAGTGTATTTAGCTTCACTAAATgctgaaacaaattaaatttaaaataaaccaaacaccTACATTGACccaatataaaacattttatcttcAAGCTACTTATTTTTTACCGTAGTTTAAATTTAacaccatttaaaaacattttgaaatggaatttttgtttagaaaaatcaaagttaTACAGGAAAAATCAcattgctttgccttttccccAGTGTTATCTATAAATTGTTTtagttctttcttcttctcatCTTCTTTATGtgcccaaacccacaaaaaatacATGGTAACAAATACAGcttcaacagaaagaaatttcttgGTGAATACATCTTTCTGCCCATCCCAAATTGCCATACACAGAGGTACTGCAAGAATTTCCCATCACAATGTAGTCTGGTTAttggaatattttgaaatagtaGTGAAAGTAACTGTGCATTGAGAGGGTGTTATTGGTAAAATACTCCAATATAAATATGGTATTTACGTTCACAGGGCCCGTACATGTGATACAGGATGAGTATGCGTAGCCTGGCTGGGTTTCAGGGAGCTTCTTCTGACTGGATGTTCACCTTAAACGCTGATGGAGCAGAACAGACTGACTGTGCTGGTTGTTTCTTGCCTCACAGTGGTGTGTCCATCAAAGGAGAGGGAGATTTTTACTCTGTTGTTAGTTGTTATGTGTAGTGGGTGGGCAATTAAGATTCCCTTgtagcagaagaaaactgaactgtGTCAGGACCCTAAGGCAGACGTGGAGAAGCCCAGGTTCTTACTCTTGCCAGTTGTCTTAAGattccctcttccttttcttttcctcctggtCTTTCCCCTGCCTCATAGTGTTCTGAGTGCGTGATATAAACTTACCTTCTCCGTGTTAGAAAACCAGAAGCATACAGACCAAAGTTTCAATGTGTTATGGggcaagtgaaaagaaaaatgaatctgCAGTAGAACCATCTTAGATAATTTTATGAGGTTAATTCTTGCCTGGTTTGGCTGATCTCAAGAATATGCTTGTGTGTCAGTGTCCATGTATTGGAGTATTTGGCAAAGTGAGCAcagaaaaacttcttttaaaaaaaagagaagtcaaGGATGTAACAGGTTTTGGTTGAATCTCTTAGGGATGCAGTCTTAGTTCAAACAAGTTCTTAAATGCACAGTTGAGGAGCGCTGTTCTGTTGGATCAGTGCTAAGGAGTTTTTTGCGATGGAAATTCAAATGCTAAGAGGTCTTGCTCCCAAAAGTGTTCCTTCGTTGTTGATGAGActatttttagattaaaaacaaatctgtgtCTGCCTGTCTCATGTCATTTCACAATCAGAAGGACCAGTACCCAAACAGTTCATCTTAGTGAAGCTTATAGATGTGAAATAATTATTGATGATTTAGCAAGGGAAGTATTCCCCTCCTATTTTGTACTGAGCTGTGGGTggttgaaaaaaatctgtacttaAAGGttagttttgggggttttttgattCAGACAAAACTGAAGCACCAGACTTTTAAGAACATATAAGAGATCTTCAGGCAGTCTAATCTGACTCAAGTAGTATTTGCTTGACGTTAATTACCTGAGACCAATAACATACACTTAGTCAAACGTCTCTGAAAGACAGGTTTTTATCAACGTTCTTCTGCATTAAAGGAACTCTAATGTGCAGACATCAGGTTATGAGCAGCAATTCTTGGAAGTTACCTGTAGTATTTCCCATGGTTGATTGTCCCTCCCTAAGAAAGTCTTATTTCTAATTTGCGTTGGCATAGCCTGAATTTTCAGCTGTTGAGGTTTTTGAGATCTTTTGACAGTTAAGAGCCATTTAGTATGTGATGTTTGAATACCTTGTGGAAGTGACTTTAATTGCCTAACAGATCACATTGGTGGCATTCTTTAAGTCTTACAGGTAAAACATCTCATCTCATGATTTTATAGCTCTTATACCATCTCCAGTTCTTTGATCAGAGGTGATGCTTCATGACTATTAAATCTTACTTTCAAGGCCTATAAGTCTCAATTAGCTCATTTTTTCTTGAATCCAGTTCCATCCCTGTCAATAGTATTGCCATAGTTCTCTTGATATTTTTGCATATAGGTGGTTACAAAGCTCGCTGGCATTCAAAGTCATCTCCTTGCTGTATGGTCTCTGACCTCCTTTCATGGAGTGGTTCTTTATTGCTCGTGgcttttgcagaaatattttggaaaggTTCTATGGAAGTTCAGATTAGTGGTCTGCTGTGGATGCGGGTGGCAGGGAGGGTACAGTGTGTAGTGATGAAGAAACGAGGCTAAGCAAACTCTACAATTGTAATGGTACAAGCCAGGGAACCTGTACTCAGCTAATCTCTGAAGTGATGATGATAGGCCTGGCATGTTATTTGGAGCTATAAATTAATTGTAAGACTaactgctgcagagagcagctgttGTCTACCAGTCTTTTTGGATCTGTGGTTCCCAAGTCTTTTTCTGATACACCGTGAAAAAGTACCTCGTCGAAATAGTTGAGGCTCCTCTTTTGTTGTGCTCTAATCAGTGTCATATTCACTTTATTCTGTGAAGGCTGTTCTAGGCACTGGCTTATATCCTTGCCTGTGTGTGTAATTGCAGAGCAATTGTGTCCAGATTATTTCTTCATCTAACAATGATAGCAGCCTAGTGGAGCTCAGGATGAATACTTAGTAAGTGGAATCCTCAAGTGGGATAGTTGcataatgaggaaaaaaaagtgtgatagGAGTTCACCAGTACATAAATGTGTGGTGGATAGCTGTATTTATGATTCTGCCTTCACAGTTGAAACCTGGTATGACGCAGTGGTATTACAGTATGTTGTAGAGTTAGTCAAGAGTTATTTCGTTAAAGAGTTTTTGTGTAGCTTTAAGTGTTGTCAAGTGAACGCATgccttttgaaacaaaaaagttcTAATACAACTATTGCTGATAAAGGTGTGTATATGTTTGTGTATAGGTGCTTCATTTATGGGTATATAAAGAGGTGGTATTTTATGAAGTAGTTCTTTGGAATGGAGGAATGTAATTTACTAACAGCTAAActt includes the following:
- the LOC129735591 gene encoding uncharacterized protein C10orf95-like; this encodes MTLGAALRPRRGGAGCAEPAGRGLTWPATPRRQLLAREAAQWLPPAGLTCRRHRAASGAERSEQGSASHRSHEGPAGREARYGAASLRLPVGSRTSTAAERCRGGPALLRPRPGRRGRPRRRWLSAGGGGGAAAACRRAERVARLPEADRRSRSVPDAQVSAGGCGLRRPPAPCVRRPRARGCGGRGARRSPRAGPDSPAAQSGGAPQVRVAPPRAERVPRGQ